Proteins encoded together in one Thermoplasmata archaeon window:
- the sufC gene encoding Fe-S cluster assembly ATPase SufC gives MLEIQNLHVKVSGKEILKGIDLSIQPGQVHAIMGPNGSGKTTLAQVLAGRITYEVTQGKVRFEGKDLLAMRPEDRAREGVFMAFQYPVEIPGVSNAYFLKAALNAIRKYRGQEEIDAMDFMALVQEKAKLLALDETFMKRGLNEGFSGGEKKKNEVFQMAVLEPKFCILDETDSGLDIDALRLVANGINAMRSPARAMLVVTHYQRLLDYVVPDVVHVLVDGKIVKSGDADLARNLEKHGYGWIVEEAPRPAPARP, from the coding sequence ATGCTTGAGATTCAGAATCTGCACGTCAAGGTGAGCGGCAAGGAAATCCTGAAAGGGATCGACCTCTCGATCCAGCCCGGGCAGGTGCACGCGATCATGGGACCGAATGGGAGCGGCAAGACGACCCTCGCGCAGGTCCTCGCCGGCCGTATCACGTACGAGGTCACGCAAGGCAAAGTCCGCTTCGAAGGAAAGGACCTCTTGGCGATGCGCCCCGAAGACCGCGCCCGCGAGGGCGTGTTCATGGCGTTCCAGTACCCCGTCGAGATCCCGGGCGTGAGCAACGCCTATTTCCTCAAAGCGGCGTTGAACGCGATTCGCAAGTATCGCGGCCAGGAGGAGATCGACGCCATGGACTTCATGGCCCTCGTCCAGGAGAAGGCGAAGCTCCTCGCTCTCGACGAGACGTTCATGAAGCGCGGTCTGAACGAGGGATTCTCCGGCGGCGAGAAGAAGAAGAACGAGGTGTTCCAGATGGCCGTCCTCGAGCCGAAGTTCTGCATCCTCGACGAGACGGACTCCGGCTTGGACATCGACGCCCTGCGCCTCGTGGCCAACGGGATCAACGCGATGCGCAGCCCGGCCCGGGCGATGCTCGTCGTCACGCACTACCAGCGTCTCCTCGACTACGTCGTCCCGGACGTCGTCCACGTCCTCGTCGACGGGAAGATCGTGAAGAGCGGCGACGCGGATCTCGCCCGCAACCTCGAGAAGCACGGTTACGGCTGGATTGTCGAGGAGGCCCCGAGACCAGCGCCCGCGCGTCCGTGA
- the sufB gene encoding Fe-S cluster assembly protein SufB, whose amino-acid sequence MVTKSVIQEQMSKQEYKYGFVADLDEDTVPKGLNEDVVRLISQKKKEPEWMLDWRLRAYRHWLTMKEPKWSNVRYPPINYQDIIYYAAPRPKKPVNSLEDVDPEIRSLYAKLGIPLQEQERLAGVAVDAVLDSVSVATTFKQRLADEGIIFCSFSEAVQEHPDLVRKYLGSVVPFNDNFFAGLNSAVFSDGSFAYVPPGVRCPMELSTYFRINAQDTGQFERTLIIADERAYVSYLEGCTAPIRDTNQLHAAVVELIALDDAEIKYSTIQNWYPGDKEGKGGIYNFVTKRGKCLGVNSKISWTQVETGSAITWKYPSCILQGDNSTGEFYSVAVVNNYQQADTGTKMLHIGKNTRSTIISKGISAGYGRNTYRGRVHIHKGATGARNYSQCDSLLIGSVCAAFTFPDIVVQDPTAQMEHEASTSKIGDEQLFYCQTRGLTPEDATNMIVNGFCKQVFLKLPMEFAVEAQKLIGVSLNLEGTVG is encoded by the coding sequence ATGGTCACCAAGAGCGTAATCCAGGAGCAAATGTCGAAGCAGGAGTACAAGTACGGCTTCGTCGCGGACCTCGACGAGGACACGGTCCCGAAGGGCCTGAACGAGGACGTCGTCCGGCTCATCTCCCAGAAGAAGAAGGAGCCGGAATGGATGCTCGATTGGCGCCTTCGCGCCTACCGGCACTGGCTCACGATGAAGGAGCCGAAGTGGTCGAACGTCCGATATCCTCCGATCAACTATCAGGACATCATCTACTACGCCGCGCCGAGGCCGAAGAAGCCCGTGAACAGCCTCGAGGACGTCGACCCGGAGATCCGGAGCCTGTACGCCAAGCTCGGCATCCCGCTCCAGGAGCAGGAACGCCTCGCGGGCGTCGCGGTCGACGCGGTCTTGGACAGCGTGTCCGTCGCGACGACGTTCAAGCAGCGGCTCGCCGATGAGGGCATCATCTTCTGCTCGTTCTCCGAGGCGGTCCAGGAACACCCGGACCTCGTCCGGAAGTACCTGGGGTCCGTCGTACCCTTCAACGACAACTTCTTCGCCGGCCTGAACAGCGCGGTCTTCTCCGACGGCTCGTTCGCGTACGTCCCCCCGGGCGTGCGCTGCCCGATGGAGCTGTCCACGTACTTCCGGATCAACGCGCAGGACACGGGCCAGTTCGAGCGCACCCTGATCATCGCGGACGAGCGGGCGTACGTCAGCTATCTCGAGGGATGCACGGCGCCGATCCGGGACACGAACCAGCTTCACGCGGCGGTGGTCGAGCTGATCGCCCTCGATGACGCCGAGATCAAGTACTCCACGATCCAGAACTGGTACCCGGGGGACAAGGAAGGGAAGGGAGGCATCTACAACTTCGTCACGAAGCGCGGGAAATGCCTCGGCGTGAATTCGAAGATCTCGTGGACCCAGGTCGAGACCGGTAGCGCGATCACGTGGAAGTATCCGAGCTGCATCCTCCAGGGGGACAACTCCACGGGCGAGTTCTACTCCGTCGCCGTCGTGAACAACTACCAGCAGGCCGACACGGGGACGAAGATGCTCCACATCGGGAAGAACACCCGCAGCACGATCATCTCCAAGGGCATCTCCGCCGGCTACGGCCGGAACACGTACCGGGGCCGGGTGCACATCCACAAGGGCGCGACGGGCGCCCGGAACTACTCCCAGTGCGACTCCCTTCTGATCGGCTCCGTGTGCGCCGCGTTCACGTTCCCCGACATCGTGGTCCAGGATCCGACCGCGCAGATGGAGCACGAGGCGTCGACCTCGAAGATCGGGGACGAGCAGCTTTTCTACTGCCAGACGCGGGGCCTGACGCCGGAGGACGCGACGAACATGATCGTGAACGGGTTCTGCAAGCAGGTGTTCCTGAAGCTCCCCATGGAGTTCGCGGTCGAGGCCCAGAAGCTGATCGGCGTGAGCCTGAACCTCGAAGGCACGGTCGGCTGA